A DNA window from Zingiber officinale cultivar Zhangliang chromosome 3A, Zo_v1.1, whole genome shotgun sequence contains the following coding sequences:
- the LOC122050649 gene encoding uncharacterized protein LOC122050649, giving the protein MHRFLKRKAPEPEEQNTGNVTVGEFDFSQLPGDPGLRVPICSYNANIRDQVRRIYLQKVPCQPSDYEFPKRKFGVSQFRRFNPSWFKEFGYWLEYSIEKDTAYCLYCYLFKTTKGKQAGGETFVSEGFTNWKGKDRLNIHVGQHDSEHHKARMNCEALMNQDEHIQSILHKQSKQMRSDYRIRLTASIDCIRVLLRQGNSFRGHDETEGSLNPSNFLIQLEFLSAHNKEINDVILKNAPKNCKLTSPDIQKDIVRACATETINVIIKDIGNSLFSILVDESRDVSMKEQMSVVLHYVDSSGHINERFIGIEHVTNTTALSLKAAIDKIFAKYNLSISNVRGQGFDGASNMQGKFNGLKALILKENPCAFYINCFAHQLQLALIAVAKKNLPISNFFRIVGDVVNVVGSSCKCSDLLKEKHSDFIVEALERGEISSGRGLNQETTLQRARDTRWGSHYNSLNSLISMFSAVSDVLEMISEDDSSSPDQKTEAFNLLESILSFYFVFNLHLMKHVLGISSELSTTLQKKDQDIVNAMDLVQVCKHRLQNMREDGWDSFLEKVHYFCQQHYIDCLKMDDMFTSWAPRGRPHRNPPEVTNLHHYRVDLFYGVIDMQL; this is encoded by the coding sequence ATGCATAGATTTCTTAAAAGAAAAGCTCCAGAACCAGAAGAACAAAATACTGGAAATGTTACAGTtggagaatttgatttttcacaACTACCAGGAGATCCTGGACTAAGGGTTCCCATTTGTTCTTATAATGCTAACATTAGAGATCAAGTTCGAAGGATATATTTGCAAAAAGTCCCATGTCAACCTTCAGATTATGAATTCCCAAAACGAAAATTTGGAGTAAGTCAATTTAGACGGTTCAATCCTTCATGGTTTAAGGAATTTGGCTATTGGTTAGAATATAGTATAGAAAAAGATACAGCGTATTGTTTGTATTGTTATCTTTTCAAGACAACTAAGGGAAAACAAGCAGGAGGAGAGACTTTTGTTAGCGAAGGATTTACAAATTGGAAGGGTAAAGATAGATTAAATATTCATGTTGGCCAACATGATAGTGAACATCATAAAGCTCGAatgaattgtgaagctttgatGAATCAAGATGAACACATCCAATCAATTTTGCACAAACAGTCAAAGCAAATGAGAAGTGATTATCGTATCCGTCTCACTGCTTCGATTGATTGTATTAGAGTTCTGTTGCGACAAGGGAATTCATTTCGGGGTCATGATGAGACTGAAGGTTCTCTTAATCCGAGTAACTTTCTTATTCAACTGGAGTTTTTAAGTGCTCATAATAAAGAGATTAATGATGTGATATTGAAAAATGCTCCTAAAAATTGCAAGTTAACATCACCGGATATTCAGAAGGATATAGTAAGGGCTTGTGCAACTGAAACAATTAATGTTATTATCAAAGATATTGGTAATTCATTATTCTCTATTTTAGTTGATGAATCTCGTGATGTGTCAATGAAGGAACAAATGTCAGTTGTTTTGCACTATGTGGATAGTAGTGGGCATATAAATGAGCGTTTTATTGGAATTGAACATGTTACTAATACTACAGCACTCTCACTTAAAGCTGCTATTGATAAGATATTCGCTAAATATAATTTGAGCATATCTAATGTGAGAGGACAAGGTTTTGATGGAGCAAGTAATATGCAAGGTAAATTTAATGGTCTAAAAGCACTCATTTTAAAGGAGAACCCATGTGCATTTTACATAAATTGTTTTGCCCATCAGCTTCAACTAGCTCTTATAGCCGTGGCCAAGAAAAATCTTCCAATTTCTAATTTCTTTCGTATTGTTGGTGATGTGGTAAATGTTGTTGGATCATCCTGCAAATGTTCTGATCTTCTTAAGGAGAAACATTCAGATTTTATTGTTGAGGCGCTAGAGAGAGGTGAAATTTCAAGTGGTCGAGGGCTTAATCAAGAAACTACCCTTCAACGTGCTAGGGATACACGTTGGGGGTCACATTACAATTCTTTGAACAGTTTGATTTCTATGTTCTCTGCTGTCAGTGATGTGCTTGAAATGATTTCAGAAGATGATTCCAGTTCTCCTGATCAAAAAACTGAGGCATTTAATTTATTGGAGTCAATACTTTCATTTTATTTTGTATTCAATCTACACTTGATGAAACATGTCTTAGGGATTTCGAGTGAATTATCGACGACATTACAAAAGAAAGATCAGGATATTGTAAATGCAATGGATTTGGTACAAGTATGCAAACACCGACTCCAAAATATGAGAGAAGATGGTTGGGATTCATTTTTAGAAAAGGTTCACTATTTTTGTCAACAACATTACATTGATTGTCTCAAAATGGATGATATGTTCACAAGTTGGGCACCACGTGGTCGTCCCCATCGTAATCCACCAGAAGTGACAAATTTACATCACTATCGAGTTGATTTATTTTATGGTGTTATTGATATGCAACTTTAA